A stretch of the Capsicum annuum cultivar UCD-10X-F1 chromosome 10, UCD10Xv1.1, whole genome shotgun sequence genome encodes the following:
- the LOC107845391 gene encoding uncharacterized protein LOC107845391 isoform X2: protein MGEHEGWAEPSGLLPNGLVPNAEPMIRVLGSERWLRAEERIAELVGCIQPNRPSEERRNSVADYVQRLIMKCFPCQVFTFGSVPLKTYLPDGDIDLTAFCNNQTLKDTWAYQVRDMLEEEEKNENAEFRVKEVQYIQAEVKLIKCLVENIVVDISFNQLGGLCTLCFLEEVDHLIDQNHLFKRSIILIKAWCYYESRLLGAHHGLISTYALETLVLYIFHMFNNSFVGPLEVLYRFLEFFSNFDWDNFCVSLWGPVPISSLPDVTAEPPRKDSGELLLSKLFLDACSSVYAVFPGGQESQGQPFVSKYFNVIDPLRVNNNLGRSVSKGNFYRIRSAFGFGAKKLARLLDCPEENLIHEVNQFFMNTWDRHGSGQRPDAPGAEFCPRLSTMDDLPDSEYLRVHSSEQKKVNEKSSGHDVEVEGTVSRIVSSQHGNHSAGSFSRMNDLAQSSYTESQKSYGNLNTSRAFDQAKKEFTSSQAVRSDKNQRNLRSDQTANDIQGKIVFSRTRSSPELTDTYGEVTSQGKRGNAPETAKMQPIPLRQDGRNWRKNQGSENLASQSDRSLNNDTSSIRHFPSHQSLDAVSDSNSRSNSFNQDAGLDAPSEELSFTGTRGMMHQDEQDLVNLMASNSLHGFNGQVHLPFNWASAQLPFPISPSVLASMGYNQRNFPGLVSANFPVIDPAFSNIQFPHGMISPHLNHYFPGPGLSPTSEDTIDRNSENFSSMDMNSGEVNKDIWHEPDSGSNIGFGPENGNYEAPQCDHKPHAVQSGFDFVPSSWVSSSSARAQQKQTKEKCGPIKEEHSDDIQFQDNRMSDVYAEERLASSRFSTSAHTSSVRSKTSSESSWDGSSSKSTKSTRGRRGNKTGAAEPTAGYGKGKMMSDNISNQAEEDDQDWNSVSNMGTEMAEGSSVPQSIISMHIARHNVPEYEGAQTSGSDPIIPIAPMLIGPGSRQRMTDNSGVIAFYPTGPPVPFLTMLPVYPDASTSQFGREECYDNRDSGQNLDPSEGSDHTENLNASCAIRGATSIEAPGGHRSDILNSDFASHWQNLQYGRFCQNPRHPGPLVYPPPVMVPPVYLQGRFPWDGPGRPLSANMNLFTQLMSYGPRVLPISPLQSVSNRPPNMFQHYADDIPRYRSGTGTYLPNPKASVRDRHAPGTRRGNYNHDRNDNYGDREGNWNGNSKSRAGGRNYNRSQSEKLNSRLDRPVSSESRADRSWSSSHRHDSFSSYQSQNGPLHANSSPSVPPNMVYGMYPVTSMNPSAASSNGPGVPPVVMFYPFDHNSTYNSHGEQLEFGSIGPVGFSGINEQAQPGDRSRLKGAIEEQRFHAVSGQRSSPDRPSSPHYQRKKTEKW, encoded by the exons GTTTTCACTTTTGGTTCAGTACCCTTGAAGACTTATCTTCCTGATGGGGACATTGATTTAACTGCCTTCTGTAATAACCAAACTTTGAAAGATACATGGGCTTATCAAGTCCGGGATATGTTAGAGGAggaggagaaaaatgaaaatgctGAATTCCGTGTCAAGGAGGTTCAGTACATTCAAGCTGAA GTGAAGCTAATAAAATGTTTAGTTGAAAATATCGTGGTTGACATATCTTTCAATCAGCTAGGGGGTTTGTGTACCCTTTGCTTCCTTGAGGAG GTCGATCACCTGATAGACCAGAATCATTTATTCAAGCGCAGCATTATTTTAATTAAGGCGTGGTGTTATTATGAGAGCCGTTTATTGGGTGCTCATCATGGTCTTATTTCAACTTATGCCTTGGAGACCTTAGTTCTTTATATATTTCACATGTTCAACAATTCGTTTGTTGGGCCTCTAGAG GTTCTTTATCGCTTCTTGGAGTTCTTCAGCAACTTTGATTGGGACAACTTTTGTGTTAGCTTGTGGGGGCCTGTGCCAATTAGTTCACTTCCTGATGTCACTG CGGAACCTCCTCGAAAAGATAGTGGAGAATTGCTCCTCAGCAAATTGTTTCTTGATGCCTGTAGCTCTGTATATGCTGTTTTCCCTGGCGGCCAGGAAAGCCAAGGACAACCGTTTGTGTCTAAATATTTTAACGTGATTGATCCTTTACGAGTAAACAACAACCTTGGCCGCAGTGTGAGTAAAG GTAACTTCTATAGGATACGGAGTGCATTTGGATTTGGTGCCAAAAAGCTGGCAAGATTACTGGACTGCCCTGAAGAAAATCTCATTCATGAAGTAAATCAGTTCTTTATGAATACATGGGACAGGCACGGCAGTGGTCAGAGGCCAGATGCACCTGGAGCTGAGTTTTGCCCCAGACTGTCAACAATGGATGACCTTCCCGACTCCGAGTACTTAAGGGTCCACTCTAGTGAGCAaaaaaaggtaaatgaaaaaTCTTCTGGTCATGATGTTGAGGTGGAAGGAACTGTATCACGGATTGTTTCCTCTCAACATGGTAATCATTCAGCTGGAAGCTTCTCTAGAATGAATGATTTAGCTCAATCCTCATACACCGAGAGCCAAAAGAGCTATGGAAATTTGAACACCTCAAGGGCGTTTGATCAAGCGAAAAAGGAGTTCACTTCCTCTCAGGCTGTACGTTCCGATAAAAATCAGAGAAATTTGAGGTCTGATCAAACAGCAAATGATATACAGGGTAAGATTGTCTTTTCTAGAACACGGTCTAGTCCTGAGCTAACTGACACATATGGTGAAGTTACTTCTCAAGGAAAGCGTGGCAATGCTCCGGAGACTGCAAAAATGCAACCTATTCCATTGAGGCAGGATGGCAGGAACTGGAGGAAGAATCAAGGATCTGAAAATTTAGCAAGCCAGAGCGATCGATCTCTAAATAATGATACTTCATCTATCAGACATTTTCCCTCTCATCAAAGTCTTGATGCCGTCTCTGACTCCAACAGTAGATCAAATAGCTTTAACCAAGATGCGGGTTTAGATGCTCCGAGTGAAGAGCTTTCATTCACTGGTACACGGGGGATGATGCATCAGGATGAGCAAGATCTTGTAAACCTGATGGCATCTAATTCACTTCATGGTTTTAATGGTCAAGTTCATTTGCCATTTAATTGGGCTTCAGCTCAACTGCCTTTCCCTATCTCACCTTCCGTTCTGGCTTCTATGGGATATAATCAACGAAATTTTCCGGGATTAGTTTCAGCTAATTTTCCTGTGATTGATCCTGCATTTTCCAATATACAATTTCCTCATGGTATGATATCGCCCCACTTAAATCATTACTTCCCAGGCCCTGGCTTGAGTCCAACATCCGAAGATACAATTGATCGGAATAGTGAAAACTTTAGTTCTATGGATATGAACTCAGGTGAGGTGAACAAAGATATCTGGCACGAGCCAGATTCAGGTTCCAACATTGGATTTGGCCCAGAAAATGGAAATTATGAAGCGCCTCAATGTGATCATAAGCCACATGCAGTCCAGTCAGGTTTTGATTTTGTTCCTTCCTCTTGGGTGAGTAGCTCCAGTGCTAGAGCTCAGCAGAAGCAAACAAAGGAAAAATGTGGGCCGATCAAGGAAGAACATTCTGATGATATTCAGTTTCAGGATAACAGAATGAGCGATGTTTATGCTGAAGAAAGATTGGCAAGTTCAAGGTTCTCAACCTCTGCTCACACTAGTTCTGTGAGAAGCAAAACCTCTTCCGAGAGTTCTTGGGATGGTTCTTCTTCTAAAAGTACAAAGTCAACAAGGGGAAGACGGGGAAATAAAACAGGTGCTGCCGAGCCAACTGCTGGTTATGGAAAAGGTAAGATGATGTCTGACAATATCTCTAACCAAGCTGAGGAGGATGATCAGGATTGGAACTCAGTGTCAAACATGGGTACCGAAATGGCTGAGGGAAGTTCAGTACCTCAATCTATTATTTCCATGCACATTGCAAGGCATAATGTGCCTGAATATGAAGGTGCTCAGACAAGTGGATCTGACCCTATAATACCCATTGCACCAATGCTCATAGGGCCTGGTTCTCGGCAAAGAATGACAGATAATTCTGGGGTTATTGCCTTTTATCCCACTGGACCACCAGTTCCCTTTCTTACAATGCTTCCAGTATATCCTGATGCATCAACCAGCCAATTTGGAAGAGAAGAATGCTATGATAATCGTGATTCAGGCCAGAACCTTGATCCATCTGAGGGTTCTGATCACACTGAAAATCTAAATGCTTCCTGTGCTATTAGAGGGGCTACTTCTATAGAAGCACCTGGTGGACATAGGTCTGATATACTTAACAGTGACTTTGCTAGTCATTGGCAAAATTTACAATATGGACGGTTTTGCCAAAATCCAAGGCATCCTGGGCCTCTTGTTTATCCTCCTCCTGTTATGGTACCTCCTGTATACTTACAGGGTCGTTTTCCTTGGGATGGTCCTGGAAGACCGTTGTCAGCCAACATGAACCTTTTTACTCAGCTAATGAGCTATGGTCCTCGTGTATTACCCATTTCACCGCTACAGTCTGTTTCAAATAGACCTCCCAATATGTTTCAACATTATGCGGATGACATACCGAGATATCGTAGCGGGACAGGAACATATTTGCCAAATCCA AAGGCTTCAGTCAGGGATCGGCATGCTCCTGGTACAAGAAGGGGGAATTACAACCATGACAGAAACGATAACTATGGTGACAGAGAAGGAAACTGGAATGGAAATTCAAAATCCCGTGCTGGTGGGCGCAATTACAACCGCAGCCAATCTGAGAAATTAAACTCAAGATTGGATCGTCCAGTGTCCAGTGAGAGCCGAGCTGACAGGTCATGGAGCTCCTCTCATAGACACGACTCCTTCTCTTCATATCAGTCTCAAAATGGTCCGTTGCATGCAAACTCAAGCCCAAGTGTTCCTCCGAATATGGTGTATGGCATGTATCCTGTAACATCAATGAATCCAAGTGCAGCATCTTCAAATGGACCTGGTGTCCCTCCAGTTGTAATGTTCTATCCATTTGACCATAATTCTACTTATAATTCACATGGAGAACAGCTTGAGTTCGGGTCTATAGGTCCAGTAGGCTTCTCAGGTATAAATGAACAAGCCCAGCCAGGTGATAGAAGTCGACTAAAGGGAGCAATTGAGGAACAGAGATTTCATGCAGTCTCTGGGCAACGGTCTTCCCCTGATCGACCGTCTTCACCGCATTATCAAAG AAAGAAGACTGAGAAATGGTGA